In the genome of Paenibacillus pabuli, one region contains:
- a CDS encoding HAD family hydrolase encodes MALKAILFDLDDTLLWDERSVREAFHETCLIAAQETGIKPEELEDAVRNEARNLYESYETFSFTKMIGINPFEGLWANFTGGDQPEFRQLEQLAPAYRKESWRRGLLKLGVDREDLAERLASQFGAERRSRPHVYEETMETLSHLQGKFKLLLLTNGCPALQQEKLDGVPELAPFFDEIIISGTFGKGKPDPSIFEHALSKLGVQPEESMMVGDKLTTDIRGALSAGIKSVWINRENKENTESYVPDHEIKHLSELERIIAEFSINAS; translated from the coding sequence ATGGCGTTAAAAGCGATTTTGTTCGACCTGGATGATACTTTGCTGTGGGATGAGCGCAGTGTTCGAGAAGCCTTTCATGAGACTTGCCTAATCGCTGCTCAAGAAACGGGTATTAAACCAGAAGAACTTGAAGATGCTGTTCGTAATGAGGCACGCAATCTGTATGAGTCTTATGAAACTTTTTCGTTTACGAAAATGATTGGCATTAACCCGTTTGAAGGTCTTTGGGCCAACTTTACGGGTGGGGATCAACCGGAGTTTCGCCAGTTGGAGCAGCTTGCACCTGCATATCGTAAAGAGTCATGGCGTCGTGGCTTATTGAAGCTTGGTGTTGATCGTGAAGATCTGGCGGAACGACTTGCCTCACAATTTGGGGCAGAGCGGAGATCAAGACCTCATGTCTATGAAGAAACGATGGAAACATTGAGTCATCTACAAGGGAAGTTCAAGCTTTTGCTTTTAACCAACGGCTGTCCTGCTTTACAACAAGAGAAGCTTGATGGCGTTCCTGAATTGGCTCCTTTTTTTGATGAAATTATCATCTCAGGTACGTTCGGCAAAGGAAAACCTGATCCTTCGATCTTCGAGCACGCATTGAGTAAGCTTGGAGTACAACCTGAGGAAAGTATGATGGTTGGAGATAAACTTACGACTGACATTCGTGGAGCACTATCGGCTGGCATTAAGTCTGTTTGGATCAACCGTGAGAATAAAGAGAATACCGAATCGTATGTGCCTGACCATGAAATCAAGCATTTATCCGAATTGGAACGCATTATTGCCGAATTCTCAATTAATGCATCATAA
- a CDS encoding DUF896 domain-containing protein, whose protein sequence is MDIDSLVARINELARKQKSTGLTEEELTERAKLREIYLNNIRSNFRQQLDSIEIVDDENDQGHQGKLKH, encoded by the coding sequence TTGGATATAGATAGTCTGGTAGCACGTATTAATGAATTGGCCCGTAAGCAAAAATCCACTGGATTGACAGAGGAAGAACTCACTGAACGTGCCAAGCTTAGAGAAATCTATTTGAATAACATTCGAAGCAATTTCAGACAACAACTGGATTCGATTGAAATTGTAGATGATGAGAATGATCAAGGCCACCAAGGCAAACTCAAACATTAA
- a CDS encoding cupin domain-containing protein, whose product MAEIVIRNTNERITGDENVRNFLNKYEVLFEKWDASKLSTDLQNNFGLTDEQKEEVLKTYDYEIRDLAARRGYQIWDVITLSEQTPDIEEKLAKFEEIHTHAEDEIRAIVAGKGIFVIKATDDVGYFNVELSPGDVISVPENTPHFFTLMENKQIIAVRLFIEKDGWIADPYPDPTFIKQA is encoded by the coding sequence ATGGCTGAAATTGTAATCCGAAATACGAACGAACGTATCACTGGAGACGAAAATGTTCGAAATTTCTTAAACAAATATGAAGTATTATTTGAAAAATGGGACGCGTCCAAATTAAGCACTGACCTGCAAAACAACTTTGGACTCACCGATGAACAAAAAGAAGAAGTGCTCAAAACATATGACTATGAAATCAGAGACTTGGCTGCACGTCGCGGGTACCAAATCTGGGATGTTATTACGCTGTCTGAACAAACACCCGATATTGAAGAGAAGCTTGCCAAATTCGAAGAAATTCATACTCATGCCGAAGATGAAATCCGAGCAATTGTAGCCGGCAAAGGAATCTTTGTCATTAAAGCTACAGATGATGTAGGTTACTTTAATGTAGAATTGTCTCCTGGAGACGTTATCTCGGTACCTGAGAACACACCACACTTCTTTACTTTGATGGAGAACAAACAAATTATTGCCGTACGTCTGTTTATTGAAAAAGATGGCTGGATCGCAGATCCATACCCGGATCCAACATTTATCAAACAAGCATAA
- the lexA gene encoding transcriptional repressor LexA: MSKISSRQQAILEFIRNEVRLKGYPPSVREIGEAVGLASSSTVHGHLDRLEKKGLIRRDPTKPRAIELLSQEESEHSHQFAHSVARIPVVGKVTAGVPITATENIEDYFPLPTHYVGEQKVFMLSVVGDSMVEAGIVNGDYVIVRQQQTADNGDIVVAMTEDDEATVKTFYKEKDHIRLQPENSTFEPLRLKHVSILGKVIGLFRDIH; encoded by the coding sequence ATGTCGAAGATATCCAGCAGGCAGCAGGCTATACTGGAGTTTATACGCAATGAAGTCCGGTTGAAGGGGTATCCTCCTTCCGTACGCGAAATTGGTGAAGCCGTTGGATTGGCTTCCAGCTCTACAGTACATGGACATCTGGATCGTTTGGAGAAGAAAGGTCTGATTAGACGTGACCCAACCAAACCAAGAGCCATTGAACTTCTCAGCCAGGAAGAGTCAGAGCATTCACATCAGTTTGCTCACAGCGTTGCCCGCATTCCTGTCGTGGGTAAAGTTACTGCAGGGGTCCCGATCACAGCAACAGAAAATATCGAAGATTACTTCCCCCTTCCTACACATTATGTAGGCGAACAGAAAGTATTTATGCTTTCGGTCGTGGGAGACAGTATGGTTGAAGCAGGTATTGTTAACGGAGATTATGTTATCGTACGTCAGCAGCAAACTGCGGATAACGGCGATATCGTAGTAGCCATGACTGAAGATGATGAAGCGACTGTGAAAACATTCTACAAAGAGAAAGATCATATTCGTCTTCAACCGGAAAATTCGACTTTTGAACCGTTGCGTTTGAAACACGTTAGCATTCTGGGCAAAGTCATTGGCCTTTTCCGTGATATTCATTAA
- a CDS encoding DinB family protein, translating into MREDFVFNTLDKHRGRFLELAESCPEDKRYIVPEHFNNTLHWQIGHVLTMTEHLIFGLTKKNSNLPVYYKDLFGSGTRPTEWRENAPEWDFLMAQLREQPDRIHDLFTNKLGVSVEGNFLKAESVGELILSSVMHEISHVGTVSAMLKLLHS; encoded by the coding sequence GTGAGAGAGGATTTTGTATTTAATACATTGGATAAACATCGGGGTCGATTTCTCGAATTAGCTGAGAGTTGTCCAGAAGATAAGCGCTACATAGTGCCTGAACATTTTAACAATACCCTACATTGGCAGATCGGACACGTCCTTACAATGACCGAACACTTGATTTTCGGGCTTACGAAAAAAAATTCAAACCTTCCTGTGTATTACAAAGACCTTTTTGGAAGTGGTACCCGGCCAACGGAATGGCGGGAAAACGCTCCTGAATGGGATTTTTTAATGGCTCAATTGAGGGAGCAGCCAGATCGGATCCATGATTTATTTACTAATAAACTTGGAGTGTCTGTAGAGGGGAATTTTTTAAAAGCCGAATCCGTAGGAGAGTTAATTCTTTCGAGTGTGATGCATGAAATCAGTCATGTAGGGACTGTTTCTGCAATGCTTAAACTGCTACATTCTTAA
- the metH gene encoding methionine synthase, which produces MDKLSLHDALKQRILILDGAMGTMIQQVDLTGADFGGDDLDGCNEMLVLTRPDLIQRIHEEYLEAGADLIETNTFGATSVVLAEYDIQDRAREINLEAARIAKAAVDRFSTPESPRYVVGAMGPTTKTLSVTGGVTFQELIDSYFEQALALIEGGVDALLLETSQDTLNVKAGSIGIQQAFEQSGIKLPLMISGTIEPMGTTLAGQNIESFYISLEHLNPISVGLNCATGPEFMRDHIRSLSGMASVAVSCYPNAGLPDENGNYHESPDSLAQKIGAFAEQGWLNIAGGCCGTTPAHIRAMRDTLAKYPPREMNGTHPPALSGIDPVYIEQDNRPYMVGERTNVLGSRKFKRLIVEGKYEEASEIARAQVKNGAHVVDVCVQDPDREEAEDMEKFLELVVKKVKVPLMIDTTDAAVIDLALQYSQGKAIINSINLEDGEEKFELVTPLLHKYGGAVVVGTIDERGQAISREDKLEVAKRSYDLLVNKYGLKAEDLIFDTLVFPVGTGDEQYIGSAKETIEGIRIIKEAMPECHTILGISNISFGLPEAGREVLNSVFLYECTKAGLDYAIVNTEKLERYASIPEEERRLSEDLLYNTNDETLAAFVAAFRNKKVEKKEKISNLSLEERLASYVVEGSKEGLLPDLEQALTKYTALEVINGPLMRGMEEVGRLFNNNELIVAEVLQSAEVMKASVAYLEQFMEKNETSVKGKIILATVKGDVHDIGKNLVEIILSNNGYRIINLGIKVPPERIIEAYREEKVDAIGLSGLLVKSAQQMILTAQDLRTAGIDVPIMVGGAALTRKFTKNRIRPEYNGMVVYAKDAMDGLDLANKLMNPSTREAMQLEMDAEKEADAAGADTVKSLPELTRVERSDIAIDNPVLVPPDLERHVMRNYPLSHILPYVNMQMLLGHHLGLRGSVEQLLASGDQKATDLKAVVDNIMQEAVRDGIIQAHAMYRFFPAQSSGNSVIIYDPENTSNILHTFTFPRQKVEPYLCLSDFLKPVESGQMDYVGFMVVTAGHGVRELSTAWKEQGDYLRSHALQSVALEVAEGLAERVHHMMRDIWGFPDPAQMTMKQRHGARYQGIRVSFGYPACPDLEDQGPLFKLLQPEDIGVELTEGFMMEPEASVSAMVFSHPQAKYFNVDKA; this is translated from the coding sequence TTGGACAAGCTTAGCCTACATGATGCATTAAAACAACGAATATTGATCCTCGACGGTGCAATGGGGACCATGATTCAACAAGTTGATCTCACAGGCGCAGATTTTGGTGGAGACGATCTGGATGGATGTAATGAAATGCTTGTACTTACACGTCCAGATTTAATCCAGCGTATTCATGAGGAATATCTGGAAGCCGGTGCTGACTTAATTGAAACAAATACGTTTGGTGCAACTTCTGTTGTACTTGCTGAATATGACATTCAGGACCGTGCACGTGAAATCAATCTCGAAGCAGCCAGAATTGCAAAAGCAGCGGTGGATCGATTCTCGACGCCGGAGTCACCGCGCTATGTGGTGGGGGCCATGGGACCCACAACCAAAACGCTGTCTGTAACAGGCGGAGTAACGTTTCAAGAGCTCATCGACAGTTATTTCGAGCAAGCGCTTGCTTTAATTGAGGGAGGCGTTGATGCGCTGCTGCTCGAAACTTCACAAGATACGCTTAATGTAAAAGCAGGCAGCATTGGGATTCAACAGGCATTTGAGCAAAGCGGTATCAAGCTTCCTTTGATGATCTCAGGAACGATCGAACCGATGGGTACCACCCTCGCTGGTCAAAACATTGAGTCTTTTTATATATCCTTAGAACACCTTAACCCAATTTCGGTGGGACTAAACTGTGCTACAGGTCCGGAATTCATGCGTGACCATATTCGCTCTCTTTCCGGGATGGCTTCGGTTGCTGTTAGTTGTTATCCCAATGCAGGTCTTCCGGATGAAAACGGTAATTATCATGAATCCCCGGATTCACTTGCTCAGAAGATCGGTGCATTTGCAGAACAGGGCTGGTTGAACATCGCGGGTGGTTGTTGTGGAACAACCCCTGCGCATATTCGGGCTATGCGGGACACACTAGCCAAGTACCCTCCAAGAGAAATGAACGGAACACATCCACCAGCTTTGTCTGGAATTGATCCAGTCTACATTGAACAGGACAATCGCCCATACATGGTTGGGGAACGTACGAACGTACTTGGATCACGGAAATTCAAGCGTCTTATTGTTGAAGGGAAATATGAAGAAGCTTCGGAAATTGCTCGGGCTCAGGTGAAAAACGGGGCACATGTTGTCGATGTTTGTGTTCAGGACCCAGACCGTGAAGAAGCCGAAGACATGGAGAAGTTCCTTGAGCTTGTTGTTAAAAAAGTAAAGGTGCCGCTCATGATCGATACAACAGATGCAGCCGTCATCGACCTTGCACTGCAATACTCTCAAGGTAAAGCCATAATTAACTCCATTAACCTTGAGGACGGCGAGGAAAAGTTCGAGCTGGTCACTCCGTTGTTGCATAAATACGGCGGTGCTGTCGTTGTCGGAACGATTGATGAACGCGGTCAGGCTATTAGTCGTGAGGACAAGCTTGAGGTAGCGAAGCGATCTTACGATTTGCTGGTGAACAAATATGGATTAAAAGCCGAAGATCTGATTTTTGATACCCTGGTGTTTCCAGTAGGTACGGGTGATGAACAATATATCGGTTCGGCCAAAGAAACCATTGAAGGTATTCGTATCATTAAAGAAGCGATGCCTGAATGTCATACGATCCTAGGGATCAGTAACATTTCATTTGGATTGCCTGAAGCAGGGCGTGAAGTGCTGAACTCTGTATTTTTGTATGAATGTACCAAAGCGGGTCTCGATTATGCCATCGTTAACACAGAGAAATTGGAGCGTTATGCATCCATTCCGGAGGAAGAGCGCAGACTCTCGGAAGACCTGTTATATAATACGAATGACGAAACACTGGCTGCTTTCGTAGCGGCGTTCCGTAACAAAAAGGTTGAGAAAAAAGAGAAAATTTCGAACCTGTCATTGGAAGAACGCCTCGCATCGTATGTTGTTGAAGGAAGCAAAGAAGGCTTGCTGCCCGATCTGGAGCAGGCACTCACCAAATATACAGCCCTTGAGGTAATCAATGGCCCGCTGATGCGGGGGATGGAAGAAGTAGGGCGACTGTTTAACAACAATGAGCTGATTGTAGCAGAGGTGCTGCAGAGTGCGGAAGTCATGAAAGCTTCAGTAGCTTATTTGGAGCAGTTCATGGAGAAAAATGAGACGTCAGTTAAAGGAAAGATTATTCTGGCGACGGTCAAGGGCGATGTGCACGATATCGGCAAAAACCTGGTGGAGATCATCCTTTCCAATAACGGTTACCGGATCATAAATTTGGGTATAAAAGTACCACCAGAGCGAATTATCGAGGCGTACAGAGAAGAAAAAGTCGATGCGATCGGTCTATCCGGTCTGTTGGTAAAATCGGCGCAGCAGATGATTCTTACCGCTCAGGACTTGCGCACAGCGGGTATCGATGTACCTATTATGGTTGGTGGAGCGGCATTGACACGTAAATTCACCAAAAATCGTATCCGCCCGGAATATAACGGAATGGTTGTATATGCAAAAGATGCGATGGACGGCCTGGATTTGGCCAACAAGCTGATGAACCCAAGCACACGTGAAGCGATGCAGCTGGAGATGGACGCTGAAAAAGAGGCGGACGCAGCTGGTGCAGACACTGTTAAATCACTTCCCGAGCTTACTCGGGTAGAGCGTTCGGATATCGCAATAGACAACCCTGTTCTCGTTCCACCGGATCTGGAACGACATGTTATGCGGAACTACCCGCTTTCACACATATTACCGTATGTAAATATGCAGATGCTGCTCGGACATCATCTGGGTTTGCGGGGGTCGGTAGAGCAGCTGCTTGCCTCGGGCGACCAGAAAGCCACAGACCTAAAAGCGGTAGTAGATAATATTATGCAGGAGGCTGTTCGTGACGGGATTATTCAGGCGCATGCGATGTATCGTTTCTTCCCGGCTCAGTCCAGTGGTAACAGTGTCATCATCTATGACCCTGAGAATACAAGCAATATCTTGCATACGTTCACGTTCCCTCGTCAAAAAGTTGAACCATACCTGTGTCTGTCCGATTTCTTAAAGCCAGTGGAATCCGGACAAATGGATTACGTTGGATTCATGGTTGTAACTGCTGGGCACGGTGTACGAGAATTATCAACAGCTTGGAAGGAACAAGGTGATTATCTTCGTTCACATGCTCTGCAATCCGTAGCGCTTGAAGTAGCAGAGGGATTAGCTGAGCGGGTTCATCATATGATGAGAGATATCTGGGGATTCCCGGATCCAGCACAGATGACCATGAAGCAGCGTCATGGAGCGCGCTATCAGGGAATCAGGGTATCCTTCGGATATCCGGCATGTCCTGATTTAGAAGACCAAGGGCCGCTGTTCAAGTTGTTACAGCCGGAGGATATTGGTGTGGAACTGACTGAAGGTTTCATGATGGAACCTGAAGCATCCGTATCAGCAATGGTATTCAGCCATCCGCAAGCGAAGTATTTTAACGTGGATAAGGCATAA
- a CDS encoding LysM peptidoglycan-binding domain-containing protein, whose product MRYSTYQSIYEPVNTEVVKTNIGNFKKLFTKGKTPTWILKLVIVSLIIFVGCSTVLTVFAGNESDLLPGSKVAVSEGDTLWSISLNHKPESMDTRIYIEAIKKVNQLHSTSIQVGQVLTLPQFTE is encoded by the coding sequence ATGAGATATTCTACTTATCAAAGTATTTACGAACCGGTTAATACAGAAGTGGTTAAAACAAACATAGGGAACTTCAAGAAGCTGTTTACGAAAGGTAAAACTCCAACATGGATTTTGAAATTGGTAATTGTATCGTTAATTATATTCGTTGGGTGCAGCACAGTACTTACTGTGTTCGCAGGTAACGAGAGCGATCTGTTGCCTGGAAGTAAGGTTGCAGTCTCAGAAGGCGATACGCTGTGGAGCATATCGCTGAATCACAAACCTGAAAGTATGGATACACGTATATATATAGAAGCAATTAAGAAAGTGAATCAACTTCACTCAACTTCAATACAGGTGGGGCAAGTCTTAACACTGCCTCAATTCACAGAATAA
- a CDS encoding GntR family transcriptional regulator — protein MSLNQKIRGSTRAYSYNLIKERILHLELEPGTKISEKEIADELQVSRTPVREAFMKLAEEELLDIIPQSGTIVSHINLEHVEEGRFMREKMEKEIVTLACASFPEEFRFRLETNIAMQEVCIGKNNFYRLFELDEEFHQILFQGTGKMRTWKMLQQLNIPFNRLRLLRLSEDSDAEVIISQHKEIYRLIMERETDQAVKVMEAHLRLVVVEQEKMKAKYPHYFI, from the coding sequence ATGTCACTTAATCAAAAGATTAGAGGATCGACCCGGGCTTATTCATACAATCTGATAAAGGAACGCATTCTGCACCTTGAACTTGAGCCTGGCACCAAGATTTCCGAGAAGGAAATCGCGGATGAACTGCAAGTAAGCAGAACGCCAGTTCGTGAAGCATTCATGAAACTTGCCGAAGAAGAATTACTGGATATCATTCCACAGAGTGGAACCATTGTCTCCCATATTAATCTGGAGCATGTTGAAGAAGGCCGGTTTATGCGAGAGAAGATGGAGAAGGAAATTGTCACGCTGGCATGTGCTTCTTTTCCGGAAGAATTCAGATTCAGACTGGAAACCAATATTGCGATGCAGGAAGTATGTATAGGAAAAAATAATTTCTATCGGCTTTTTGAACTGGATGAAGAGTTTCATCAGATTTTGTTTCAAGGAACAGGAAAAATGAGAACATGGAAGATGCTTCAGCAGCTCAATATTCCCTTTAATCGCCTTCGTTTATTACGGTTATCTGAAGATTCCGATGCAGAGGTTATTATTTCACAACATAAAGAAATATACCGGCTCATTATGGAACGTGAGACTGATCAGGCCGTTAAGGTTATGGAAGCTCATCTCAGACTAGTTGTTGTTGAACAAGAGAAGATGAAGGCAAAATATCCGCATTATTTTATATAA
- a CDS encoding ABC transporter permease, producing MTSLRKESRLRTAGALLRKDWQLYSLLILPIIYLIIFKYGPMLGNVIAFRRFVPGGSIFGETWVGFRYFQMFIQDPTFWKVFGNTLMLGGLALLFTFPVPIIFALMLNEVKSKRFKKFVQTASYLPHFLSIVIVAGMILQLTAVNGSINGIVSFFTGDSIPFMQRAEWFRTIYITSEVWQGMGWGAILYLAALTTIDDSLYEAARIDGANRWKQTLHITIPGILPTIVTLLILNMGNFLAVGFEKILLLYNPLIYETSDVISTYLYRVGLQSSNFSYATAIGLFESIIGLILVFSVNAISRRLTQRSLW from the coding sequence ATGACATCATTACGCAAAGAAAGCAGGTTAAGAACGGCCGGAGCTCTGCTTCGCAAAGATTGGCAGCTGTACTCACTGTTAATTCTTCCAATTATCTATCTTATTATTTTCAAATACGGGCCAATGCTCGGTAATGTAATCGCCTTTAGACGATTTGTACCAGGAGGCAGTATTTTTGGAGAGACGTGGGTTGGATTCAGATATTTTCAGATGTTCATTCAAGACCCAACCTTTTGGAAGGTATTTGGAAACACACTTATGCTGGGTGGACTTGCGTTACTTTTCACTTTTCCAGTTCCGATTATTTTTGCATTGATGCTGAATGAGGTGAAAAGCAAACGTTTCAAAAAGTTTGTACAGACCGCATCTTATCTTCCGCACTTCTTATCGATCGTCATCGTTGCCGGAATGATTCTGCAATTAACAGCAGTTAATGGCTCCATTAACGGGATCGTTTCATTTTTTACCGGAGACAGCATTCCTTTCATGCAGCGAGCGGAATGGTTCAGAACAATCTACATCACCTCTGAGGTTTGGCAAGGTATGGGGTGGGGAGCCATTCTATATTTAGCTGCATTGACAACCATTGATGATTCTTTGTATGAAGCTGCACGAATCGATGGTGCAAACCGCTGGAAGCAAACCCTGCATATAACCATACCGGGGATTTTGCCAACAATCGTTACACTGCTAATTTTGAACATGGGTAATTTCCTTGCGGTTGGATTTGAGAAAATCTTGCTCCTTTACAATCCGCTGATCTATGAGACATCTGACGTGATTTCCACTTATCTGTACCGGGTAGGTTTGCAGTCGAGCAATTTCAGCTATGCCACCGCCATTGGTTTGTTCGAATCGATTATTGGACTGATCCTGGTATTCTCGGTTAATGCAATTTCACGCAGACTGACACAACGAAGCTTGTGGTAA
- a CDS encoding carbohydrate ABC transporter permease yields the protein MLESKSYKVFKVFNAIFLLLVVFITLYPFLNVVAQSFSSEAYINSGKVSIIPRGFNVETYKTISRDSMFWTNYKNTIIYTVVGTLISMFMTTIFAYALSKKRLMGRKFLTMFAVFTMFFSGGLIPNYVLINSLGFNNTMWALVVPGAISIYNMLIMKSFFENMPEELEEAAAIDGLNTYGILLRIILPLSKAVMATMVLFYAVGHWNSWFPAFLYLDKKELFPVTIYLRNMIAGATGGASAGASADNLTQIAANIKSVTMVLTILPILTIYPFVQRYFVTGIMLGSVKQ from the coding sequence ATGCTGGAATCAAAATCATACAAAGTATTTAAAGTTTTCAATGCGATCTTTTTGCTGCTTGTGGTATTCATCACGCTCTATCCGTTTCTAAATGTTGTGGCTCAATCCTTTAGCAGCGAAGCTTATATCAACTCAGGCAAGGTAAGCATTATCCCGAGAGGTTTTAATGTAGAGACTTACAAGACTATCTCTCGCGACAGCATGTTCTGGACCAATTATAAAAACACAATTATATATACCGTTGTAGGTACTTTGATTTCCATGTTCATGACGACTATTTTCGCGTATGCCTTATCTAAGAAAAGATTGATGGGACGAAAATTTTTGACGATGTTCGCGGTGTTCACCATGTTTTTCAGTGGGGGCTTAATTCCAAACTACGTCCTGATTAACTCTCTGGGCTTCAACAATACGATGTGGGCATTGGTTGTTCCAGGTGCAATCAGTATTTATAACATGTTAATTATGAAATCATTTTTCGAAAACATGCCTGAGGAGCTTGAGGAAGCAGCAGCTATCGACGGTTTGAATACGTACGGCATTTTGTTGCGGATCATTCTACCGCTGAGTAAGGCTGTCATGGCAACAATGGTTTTGTTTTACGCTGTAGGACACTGGAATTCATGGTTCCCCGCATTTCTGTATCTCGACAAAAAGGAACTGTTCCCAGTAACAATCTACTTGCGTAATATGATCGCCGGCGCGACTGGTGGGGCTTCAGCCGGAGCATCTGCAGATAATTTGACTCAGATCGCTGCAAATATCAAATCGGTTACAATGGTACTCACCATTCTGCCTATTTTAACGATTTATCCATTTGTTCAAAGGTACTTTGTAACCGGTATCATGTTGGGATCTGTTAAACAGTAA
- a CDS encoding extracellular solute-binding protein — protein sequence MKQRPRKLVGKLVLATMMSVVLAACSSGAGGEKVEPESKGAMESYGVGETFKATEPFNLSILYSDQPAYPYKKDWLLFQKITEKTGVTLDPTIVPMSDYPQKRSLLISSGDAPLIIPKTYPGEESAFVSSGAILPVSDYVDLMPNFKDKVEKWGLQDELEGLRQEDGKYYVLPGLHEEVWPDYTLIVRTDIFEKNNIAIPKTWDELYNAAKKLKEIYPDSIPFSDRFKFNSTLGITAIGFGTKAGWGFGNGLTYQADKDEFVYTSTTPEYKDMLTYFNKLVSEGLLDKESFTQDDDQATQKFVSGKSFMINGNSQTLVLHRNDMNKTLGEGNFSIAKITVPGGPKGQLMSGSRLENGVMISGKIKDSENFKATMQFIDWLYYSDEGQEFAKWGVEGETFTKKDGVRKLAEDVNYNGLNPKGTKDLRIDYGFSGGVFAYGGTTDLLQSMFSEEELKFQQDMKDTKEVIPAEPPIPYSDIDREQVTLLSTPLKDFSDQNTLKFILGERSLTEFDAFVKELESQGLSQYMQLANDTYKKYKENKQQ from the coding sequence ATGAAACAAAGACCACGTAAGCTGGTAGGCAAGTTGGTATTGGCAACAATGATGAGTGTCGTATTGGCAGCATGTAGCAGCGGTGCTGGTGGTGAGAAAGTCGAACCAGAATCCAAGGGAGCCATGGAATCCTATGGTGTAGGGGAGACCTTCAAAGCCACTGAACCGTTTAATCTATCTATTCTATACAGTGACCAGCCTGCATACCCGTACAAGAAGGATTGGCTCCTATTCCAAAAAATCACCGAAAAAACTGGAGTCACACTGGATCCTACCATCGTACCGATGAGTGACTATCCCCAGAAAAGATCCCTTTTGATCAGTTCCGGTGATGCTCCGCTAATTATTCCAAAAACCTATCCGGGTGAAGAATCTGCCTTTGTATCGTCTGGTGCGATTTTGCCAGTGAGTGATTATGTTGATTTGATGCCTAATTTCAAGGACAAAGTAGAGAAATGGGGACTTCAGGATGAGCTGGAGGGCCTTCGACAAGAAGATGGGAAATATTATGTGCTTCCAGGTTTGCATGAAGAGGTTTGGCCGGACTATACCCTTATTGTGAGAACTGATATTTTCGAAAAAAATAATATTGCCATTCCCAAGACATGGGATGAATTGTATAATGCAGCCAAAAAGCTGAAGGAAATTTATCCGGATTCCATTCCATTTTCAGATCGATTCAAGTTCAATAGTACGCTAGGTATTACAGCTATCGGTTTTGGAACAAAAGCGGGATGGGGATTCGGGAATGGTCTGACATATCAGGCAGACAAGGATGAATTTGTGTACACATCTACAACACCGGAATATAAAGATATGTTGACTTACTTTAACAAACTGGTATCCGAAGGACTTTTGGATAAGGAAAGCTTCACCCAAGACGATGATCAGGCTACACAAAAATTCGTTTCTGGAAAATCATTCATGATTAATGGTAACTCGCAAACGTTAGTACTGCACCGCAATGACATGAACAAAACATTGGGAGAAGGGAATTTCTCTATCGCCAAAATTACGGTACCTGGTGGTCCAAAAGGCCAACTGATGTCTGGCTCCAGACTTGAAAACGGTGTCATGATTTCCGGGAAAATTAAAGACAGCGAAAATTTTAAAGCAACCATGCAATTTATTGACTGGTTATATTATAGTGATGAAGGTCAGGAATTTGCCAAATGGGGTGTTGAAGGGGAAACCTTCACCAAAAAGGACGGCGTTCGTAAACTGGCAGAAGACGTGAATTATAACGGACTGAATCCGAAGGGCACAAAAGATTTGCGTATAGATTACGGCTTCTCTGGTGGTGTGTTTGCATATGGAGGCACAACAGATTTGCTTCAATCCATGTTTAGTGAAGAAGAACTGAAATTCCAACAAGACATGAAAGATACAAAAGAAGTGATTCCTGCTGAGCCGCCAATTCCTTACTCGGATATCGATCGTGAACAGGTCACGTTGCTCAGCACACCACTCAAGGATTTTTCGGATCAAAATACCCTCAAATTCATTCTGGGAGAACGCAGTCTTACCGAGTTTGATGCATTTGTAAAAGAATTGGAGAGCCAAGGATTGTCTCAATATATGCAGCTTGCCAACGACACGTATAAGAAATACAAAGAAAACAAGCAACAGTAG